tcacactggtcatcaccaaatgtaaaattctggaggtgggctggggactcctgcatcactatagccctcagcaatcccccagcctcactctccacatcatcatcctcactatcgcttagcggtagtgccacctgagccggctctatgtagctgtcctgagtcttagtggtctgggtgtcacagggagtagggtcaggcaatacatcatcctccacaacctgtacactttcctccaacttcttctcctccacctcctcctcctttacaccaacaccaccatcctctctttcttcaccgccactactctccccatcatccacctccaccttacctggggatttcatggcggcaaaccgatcccggttctccatcttctccctgaagagaccgcttccctccaggatctctgctctcctctcctccatctttgcaatgtctttcttcagggctgcaatcctctttttctgttccagtttattctttttggacccagagcatgccagattctgggctccacgcaggtcctctctcatcaacctaagctccctaccgcagcggtcgtattccgcaaaccgtgcggtcatgcgggagcagtaggtctcgctggattcttcgggccctctctcagcccacaactcaatactttgcctcctcgccttccttccactggatctctggctggcacccattgccggaggagccgagcctgcattgctgcagactctgccagatcttcttcctccggccggaaaaatggctgtcgctgttttctctccaccccccgccagcctggaagaacggggagtggaggccaggggctccatgcagggaaaactctcccaaggagcctgccacacccctgggaaaggttggtgaatcacctgctctgcctctggaactctggagaaacacaaaaagggacacacccaaagctgcttcacacacaactgctcctggctactgtgttccacaggaagcgctctctgctgacacctctgtctatgtcaggaactgtccagagcaggagaaaatccccatagcaaacatatgctgctctgaacagttcctaaaatggagccaggagagagcactgtgaacagacagaaaaggaatctaaaaagaaaataatttcctctgtagtatacagcagctaataagtattggaaggattaagattttttgatcaaagtgattcacaaatctgttaaactctttggcaccagttgtttaaaaaaaaaaaaaaaaaaaaaaaaggtttccaccggagtacccctttaaatctattgcATCATTCTGGAGTTATGGAGAGAAATCCTCATATGTCAATGAGGTTCTTTGTGCACTCTTCTGCCCACATGCACTGGCCCTGTCATACACCCCCTTTCTAAATATGTATTTTCTTTTCTCCAGCATGTATGTTGCCGATACGTGCCATGATCTCCTCATCACGTAAGGCCACGAACCGTAAGACTTTCCGGCAATAAAGCATGTGTTGGTTTTACACACATAACTTGTTATTTAAAAATTCAAGGCAATAATGATGTCCGATATGAACATGTTTAACAGAAATGATAGTTTTCGTTTAATGGACTTTCACTATTCTCcagcggtaaaaatgacatttttctctATTCTCCTCAATGCCTACTCCATCACCGTGCTTGGAAACATTGTCATCATTTTCATCATTTCTACAGATAAACATCTACATACACCAATGTATTTTTTTCTCATCAATTTGTCTATCTTAGATATTTTGGTAACCAGCACAATAACGCCAAAGTTCCTTTCCCTCCTGGCAAATGGAAATGGAGTCATCAGTTATGCGGGCTGCATGATACAATGCTACAGCTTCTTCTTCTTGGGTTCTACTCAGGTAATAATTCTAGCAGTTATGTCTTTCGACAGGTTTATGGCTATTTGCCATCCTTTACGTTACATGGCTGTGTTGAGCCCTAAACTCTGTCTGTATCTAGCGTTAGGTTCTTGGGCATTTGCTTTCATGGACACCATAGCCCCAACTATACTAGTAGTTCAGCTTACCTTCTGTGGCTCTAACAGAATTAACCATTTTTTTTGTGATGTAGAACAACTCTTAAAACTAGCCTGCACGGACACCCAATATCTAAATCTTCTAAATTTCATGTTGTCTGCAGTCATTGTGTTTGGATCACTTATATTTATCATTGTATCCTATGTAAATATAATAATTGCAATATTAAAGATTTCCTCATCAGGTGGGCGAGGGAAATCTTTCACAACCTGTTCCTCTCACCTCTTAGTTGTGTTTATATTCTATGTTAGCACAGCGTTTATGAGCTCCCGATCTATTAAGAGTTACTATGTCGATTTTAATAAATTGGCCATAATTCTGAATTCTATAGTGACACCGCTCTTGAATCCATTTATCTACACCCTAAGAAATGAACAGGTAAAACGTGCTGTAAAGAGTTTCTTGTGCAGACAAATATACAGTAATGAGacctaaatattaaaggggttctccagtggaaaacatttttttttttatcaactggtgccagaaagttaaacagatttgtaaattgtgtaTAACAGAGAAATAGAaaaacggagcaactcaccacaccgaCCCAGGTATTCTTATGCAAGTGGTTCTTTATTCCATGTCTTCAGCCATAGAAAACAACAGGGAAGAGTGAACATAGGTTGCAggggtatcctctcggtgacgGGAACGTTTGGCGCTTCGTCAGACCGGGATAGTGAGGTCACAGGAAGGGGTGTGCTTTAAAACAGGTAAGGCCCAGTGACGCTGCAGGTAAATTGCAGGTCATTGGCTCTCTactcaggtacaaaaatatattacaaaaattgttGTACAAACATTAAAAACAGCTTCCTATCATGCGAATAAACAGTACGGTATCATTACATATTATAATAGCGCTCCATACTCCGGTTTCTCATTGAGCCCAAGCGGGCCAGTGGCATCCGTCCGAATAATCCACCTGGCTTCGCTTCTCAGGAGTTGTTGGTGTCTATTCACACCTCTAGGGGCATTGTCAACACGTTCTATCCCTGCATATTTTATATCCTCAGGGTTATCATTATGATAAGCTCGCATGTGGGCGATTAGGCGGGGTGCCTCTATTCCGGTGGATAATGACTTGAGGTGTTCTCTAACTCTATGATAAAGGGGtggatagttttccccacataaaaTCGCCCGCATGTGCAGACTAAACAATAGACTACATAACTTGTCTtacaggtaaaaaattttttaactggATGTTACACCCACCTAGCTTGATCATATTGCCTTTTAGATTATTTCTGCATTGTTTACAGGAACCACAAGAAAAAATTCCTACAGGTCTGGAATCTGTTAGCCAGTTTGTgttgagtttttttcttttttttctttttattataaaaatcctgaAAAGTTATGTTTTTACGATGTGTAATAATTGGGTTTACTGCTGTTAATGATTGAAGATCCTCGTCCTGCTGTAACATGTACCAATGTTTGCGGATCGATTTCTTAATTATCTCATTCATATTAGTAtttttgaaagtgaaagtaaacctatTATTAACTTTTATACTTTTATGTGAGTTAGTAAGGGTATGTCTAGGGATTTGGTCTACAGTTTGTCTAGCATCTTTGAGTACTTTCTCTGGATACCCTCTTTTCTTTAGTCTATCCTATAGAGCATCTGCTTGTTCCTTGTATTTGTCTGGATTATTATTGATTCTCTTGAGTCTAATAAATTAACTCTTTGGAATCGCATTTTTTGTATGTATGGGATGGGAGGAGGCATAGTGTCTTATAGAGTTTCTGGATGTAGATTTTCTAAATCCTGACGTGATAATACAATTATCAATGATGTCTATTTGTACATCCAGGAACTCAAGTGACTTATTACCAAAAATAGATGTGAATGTCATGTTCATGTCGTTTTCATGGTTAAGATACTGAACAAATGAAtcgaactgtgcctctgtcccaTCCCATACTACGAAGATATCATCAACAAAATGAAGGAAAAGTTTAATGTATTTCACATAGGCATTATTAACAGTAAACACATAATTTGACTCCAAGATGGCTAGATATATGTTCGCAAAGGAACAAGAGATGGGCGTGCCCATGGCTGTTCCGAGCCTTTGTTTAAACCACTGTTCTCCATGTTGGAAGCAATTATTGTTTAAAATAAATGAGGTAGCTTCTGTAACGAAATCTATAAGGGCTGGATATTTGTCAGAGATGGCCAGAAACTGACGAAGAGCCTGCACACCCGCACCctgtgggatgcgggtgtacaggctctctacgTCAATTGATGCCAGAGTGTAAGTTTCCTGCAAGTGAAAAGTATCCAATGCTGAAATGAGTTCTCCGGTATCTTTTAGGtgtaacgccgagtgctccgggtcccgcggcttccccggagtgctcgcagcatCTTGttaacagcagcgctccggtctctgtctatgaccgcgagcgctgctgtgttcatACCGGCGGGGACACGATCCGTGTGGCGGGTCaggcccgctcacggatcgcgcCCCGTTCCACTCACCCTCCTCCGTCTGTCTcgccccggcgcgcgcggcttcgctccctagggcgcgcgcgccggctttctaagatttaaagggccagctcaccgctaattggtgcctggtccaatcagttcaatcacctccctacactatataaactcacttccccttcctatccctgccggatcttgttgccttgtgccctgagaaagcgtatagtgtgttccctagcctgtgtacccagacctactgctgttgcccctgactacgaaccttgctgcctgccctgaccttctgctacgtctgacctcgcctctgtctagtccttgtgtaccacgccatatcagctatcagtgcggtcgagttgctactggaggatacgacctggtggttaccgccgcagcaagtccatcccgccttgcggcgggctctggtgaaaaccagtaaccacttagaagtggtcctctggtacaacctgcgtcatcgcctcactggtccagaggatccactaccagtcctgccggtacgtgacattaGGTATGATGGAATGTGAGGGAGAAGTGGAGATATAAACCAATCTATATAACCAGACAGATATGAAGTGGGAAACCCTATTCCGGCTACTATGGGACGGCCGGGAGGAGGTGTAACGGCTTTGTGAGTTTAAGTTAGAATGTACCATTTGGGTTTGGATGGGGTTTCAGGTAAAAGCTTCTCTGCTGTCTTATCTGTTAGAACATTGAGGCTAACATATTTGTGTAGTAAAGTGCGCAGATTATCCATGATTTTGCGAGTGGGATCACTCTTCAACTTTTCATAGACCGTTATGTTTCCAAGCTGGAGCTCAGCCTCGGAATCATAATCTTTTTTATACCAGAGGACAACGGAGCCCCTTTTGTCATCTCGTGACATAACTATGTCCTCTCTTTCAGCTAGCAAATTTAGGGCTACTCTCTTTCTTAGAGATGTTATGTTTAATCGGGGGATATATCAGAGACTTGACATCTTGACACACTGCTCTGTGAAAAAGATCCAAAGAGCTACCTGGAAACACTGGTGGGTTGAAATGGGAGGGGTTTCCCTCTAAAAAGGGGTCCTCCTCTCCCACATCATTACCATCTGCCTGTTCATTTTCCTCGGTTAGTGACAATAAAGTGTGTATGACATTCTCATCTTGTACGGAGTGTCCTGAGATTACTCTGAACCCTAATGGACCTATCGCGCATTGTGCCTCTTCCTCTTTTTTTCTTACGTTGTCTGGTTTTCTACCGCTTTTattttgcaaagaaaaaaaaatttcaaagctaATCTACGAATGGCTTTAGCCATATGCTCCTCAAAATCACAATAATTAAATGATTCCTGCAAACCGAAATTTAACCCTTTGCTTAACACTAATATAAGATCTTCACTCAAAGTCATGTTCGTTAGGTTGACTatagtattttcattttttatcgtCTCCAAGTCACAGTCTTTCTCTTTACTGCCTTTCCTCTTTCTTCTTCTGCCCCCTCTCCTGGTACGTGATCCAAAGGGGATTTCTGCACAGTGGTATTTTTGGCCGGAGGTTGTAGCCTCATCGAACAGGCTTGAGTCAGACTCCGTAGTGAGAAAGTCACTTTTTTTAGggactttctttttttgtttattgaagtTTTTCTTTCTActgttatatgtttttttctcAGACGGATTTGTTTGCTGACGTCCCTTATTCCATGTAAATTACTGTTGAGATTCAAAATCCAGTTTATCAATGAGGAACTTGTCCCTTTTCACATCTTTAATATTAGATTGTAATgtagagatttttttatttaatgcagTAATACATTTCTTGTATGCTTCCTCAGTCTGGTTCTCAATTCACTTTTCATTGTGCAAAGTAGTTCTGTTACTTCAGTGTATTCGCTTCTATTTTTGATTAGGACCATCTGTTGAAGGTTTAATGCGTGTTGTAGGTGTTGGTCATTCCATTGTTTCACAAAGTCTGCATCTTGCAGGAACTGTGTAGGAGATTTGTAAACTCTTAACCCTCTCGGGGTCCTCTTGTTGTCTGTGTAAGCTTGTAGAGAGCTTATCGTCCAGAAGAGACGTGTTTCACGTTCTGCCATGGAGGTGACTTTATATTCTAAAGTCTTAGTACTGTAGACTTTAATGATGTCTTTAGTTTCGCATGTGGTGAAAAACACCCCCGCGTCAGCTCTCCCTGCTGTAACAGTACAGGTTTGATCCGAGTCTGCAGTGTCTGTATCCATAGTTTATGTGCGTTTTAGTCTGCTGGACAATCTCAGGTGTGCACTAGAGTCAAGAAACAGACCAACAATAACACTCAAGTAAAGAAAGACTCGGCACCACCTCTATTCGCACTTGGGATATAGCAATATACTCGGTTTTCCTATATCttcccttgcaactgctggagggactTCAGTGGTGCTCTACGTTTAAGGCAAGTCCATTCATATGTGTATAACAGAGAAATAGAaaaacggagcaactcaccacaccgaCCCAGGTATTCCTATGCAAGTGGTTCTTTATTCCATGTCTTCAGCCATAGAAAACAAACAGGGGAGAGTGAACATaggacgcgggggtatcctctcggtgacgGGACCGTTTGGCGCCGAGGCGCTTCGTCAGACCGGGATAGTGAGGTCACAGGAAGGGGTGTGCTTTAAAACAGGTGAGGCCCATTGACGCTGCAGGTAAATTGCAGGTCATTGGCTCTCTactcaggtacaaaaatatattacaaaaattgttGTACAAACAGTAAAAACAGCTTCCTATCATGCGAATAAACAGTACGGTATCATTACATATTATAGCGCTCCATATTCCTGTTTCTCATTGAGCCAAAGCGGGCCAGTGGCATCCGTCCAGATGATCTACCTGGCATCGCTTCTCAGGAGTTGTTGGTATCTATTCACACCTCTAGGGGCATTGTCAACACGTTCTATCCCTGCAAATTTTATATCCTCAGGGTTATTATTATGATAATCTCGCATGTGGGCGATTAGGCGGGGTGCCTCTATTCCGGTGGATAAcgactgtagcatacagctgctactttttagcagttgtatgctacagagtaaattcttttctttttgaatttctttttttcttgtccacagtgctctctgctgacacctgatgcccatatcaggaactgtccagagtaggagaaaatccccattacaaacctatgctgctctggacagttcctgacacggacagaggtgtcagcagggagcactgtggacaagacaaaaaagagattaaaaaagtatttcctctgtagcatacagttgctaaaaagtactggaagggtaaagatttttttaatagaagtaatttacaaatctgtttaactttctggcactagttgattaaaaaaaaaatgttttccactgcagtacccctttaagtagcaggGAACACTGAATAAACATATCACATACACAGAAGTAAACGCTCTTAGAATTCCTTAGCTTTTGTCTAACTTGTTTGTGTACGTTAGAATTGCTCTAGCATGTTGTATATTCATACTGCACAAAGCtacagtacttttctttttgttttagtttGGTTGTTTGGTTGTATTTGGATAATTTCATGTATTTGcattaataattataatattgTTGGTTTGCTGTCATATAGGGGCCCATGGATGCCCAAACCACTAATCATcttaaaaaaaactaagtttGGAAAATTTAAATCAAGGCACTGAAGTGACAGGTACAGAAAAGTGGAGCAGGGATGGATAACTGCATCTATACATGGATTACAGGGCAAAAGATAGTCCACATAAAAATAGCAGCACCATCTTCAAGGATATATCCAGGAATAAATGGTGTAACCACATACACATTACAATAAGGTAATATAAGAGATATacatgcttaaattgacagtggacaGACAACTAAATACATAAGAGAAATAAGCTGAAAACAAACATCCTGCCATGTGTGCTGCCAACCTACCAGCTCCATCCCCAACGTACGTTTTGCCTCGTCACGGGGCGTGTGCTTCAATTGTTTTTAATAAGATTCTCTTGCACCctttacactgcagaatttctgcgtaGGACGTTCCTCCATGGGAATTCCTTATTCCCCACTACAGCAAACATGTACATTCTATTTGGAGAGGTCCTAGTGCCAGCATCTGCTGTCCACGGGCAGAGATTCCATGTGAAGCTGTTGTCAAATGTACCCAGCATCTTTCAACTATACTTAGTTTGGATCCCAGCTCTTCTTGTCCCACCTCTCTTAGTTCTGCAAGTGCCCTGTCCACTATGTCTGGTTGCTAATAGCTACTGCTAGTTAGTGCTTACCCAGCTTGAAATTGCCCCTTGCCTCTCCTTTGTTTTTCAAATACAATTGCTCTGTCCCTCTGTTAGCATACTACGTTCGGCCTGTACTATATGTCCCCTTTGCTCTGACTGTTTAAATTCTTCAGCATCTACTTTGTGGACCAGTCAGTTTcttaatgcatttcaatgagaaaTTTGATGTGAGTCTCAGAGAAGTACGTGTTGTATAGATAGTGACTTCCAATCCACATATTGCAGGCAGTCAGAATGCATGTCATGTGGTATAGCTCATATAAGAGATAATAAGTGTGCCTATTTAATTAAAAGACATTACTaaaggtaaaaaaacaaacaaaacaaaaaacgttTTGGATATACTATGGTCACCTGTTAAATATTTATATCATATTTGGGTCTGGTAAAGATGAACAGGAAGATCCGCTTACCGATGTTAATCTGGATGGCCCAGCCTTCAGCAGCAATAGACAGAACAAAAGTTAGGCCAGCAATGAGTAAAATCTTTCAGTTTATTGAGGAACTTCTACAAGTCACATACAAGTGACTACCAGGATAGAAGCAACAAACTTGCATACTTGCATAGTGATATCTCTACGGAACAAGGTAACATAGACCGCATCGATCTATTTATAGTGGACTTCATAAGTGTGTAGAGGTGGGGGTGTGCCTAGCTTCACCACTATTGAACGTCCTCAAAACTGCAGATTTGAAACAAACAAATCGCATAATATGAATACAATCATAGATCTAAAAAATGTTAGTTTACCTTAGGTGGAGAAACAATAGATACATGTTAGCCATAGATATTTGAGAATAGGACATAAATGTGTATATAAACACTATTAAATACTATAGTAAATCCCAGAGAATGCTAGAGTCAGCATTAAGGCATAGGAAGATCACAATTATATAAACACAATAAATGTGCtaaaaatattgcaaaaaaatatatattacaaaaaatgTGGATTGCAATAAACCATACCGATTGTCCATTGCTAATAGGGGAGGGGGAAAACATGACATAAACCAGAATGACATGTAATACATGTATAACATTAAGTTGCTCAGTATTAGTACCATTCAGTAAAGATGCATATTATTGAATAAGACATCTAAATTGACCTTCAGAGGAAAATCTGTCTTGAATCCATATTTCAGTAGCCATGTATTATATGTTGCCATATTACCAGATATCTGAGATTGGTTTATAGTTTTGGGCAGAGCAAACacttgtgtgtgtgtaaaatattACTATTGTTTCACTGGTTGTAATTGATTACAAGTATAATATTTCCTGAccatctacagggggggggggggggggggttctgccctCCTTTGTTTAAAGGTGATAGGgatagttgtgtttttttttgggctaaATGTTTGTACcatgtgtcacgtatgggcagggaaggcgTGCTCGCTAAGCCCACCtttcccctgtccctgcctacttgtccgcctatcctaaatgataggccggcaactggtcgacaatcccttcctaaataagtgaggggagtcaaatgtcaacacaataaaatacaatcctgccagttgtcaggagcaacagggaaacaagcaactaacaaagacaaactaaacatacacacataaagtcaatgtcagtcaaaccgagtatagccaggagtgggaagaggtgccaaatcgctataacaaaagagaagtcagataggaagccagaagtcaagttgccgggtatacaagggaataaggaaatgctagcttctcaggtaatgaccagtttcacaggcatcttcccagtgtctgatgcctggtaatataaGGAGaggcacatgtggtcaatcagtagctagccactcaga
Above is a genomic segment from Hyla sarda isolate aHylSar1 chromosome 1, aHylSar1.hap1, whole genome shotgun sequence containing:
- the LOC130367903 gene encoding olfactory receptor 6M1-like gives rise to the protein MMSDMNMFNRNDSFRLMDFHYSPAVKMTFFSILLNAYSITVLGNIVIIFIISTDKHLHTPMYFFLINLSILDILVTSTITPKFLSLLANGNGVISYAGCMIQCYSFFFLGSTQVIILAVMSFDRFMAICHPLRYMAVLSPKLCLYLALGSWAFAFMDTIAPTILVVQLTFCGSNRINHFFCDVEQLLKLACTDTQYLNLLNFMLSAVIVFGSLIFIIVSYVNIIIAILKISSSGGRGKSFTTCSSHLLVVFIFYVSTAFMSSRSIKSYYVDFNKLAIILNSIVTPLLNPFIYTLRNEQVKRAVKSFLCRQIYSNET